Part of the Aciduliprofundum boonei T469 genome is shown below.
TATAGGGGTTGTTTATTGCGGAAGACAAACAGAGACAATGTTATGGGCGGTCCAGATGAGGCTCTTAAAGATGCGGATATAATGATATCGTTTACTCGTCCTGGGCCAGGAGTGATAAAAAAAGAGTGGATTGCCAAGATGAATGATGATGCTATAGTGTTCCCTCTCGCCAATCCTGTGCCAGAAATATGGCCCGATGAGGCCAAAGAGGCAGGCGCTAGAATAGTGGGTACAGGGCGCTCGGACTTTCCAAATCAGATCAATAATTCCCTTGGATTTCCGGGTATATTTAGAGGTGCATTGGATGTGCGAGCCACCACAATAACTGATGGTATGGCCGTGGCAGCTGCACATGAGCTTGCTAAGGTTGGAGAAGAAGAGGGATTGAGTGAAGATAAGATCTTACCATCTATGGATGATTGGGATGTGTTTGCCAGAGAGGCTGCTACTGTGGCTGTTGCAGCATTGGAGGAGGGAGTTGGCAGGAAATATACCACATGGGATGAGGAGTATGAGTATGCAAGGGGATTGATTGAAAAGTCCCGCAACAGTTTAAAAGTCCTAATGGATAAAAAACTGATATGAAGGAGGAATGAAAAATGAATCTGTACGAATATCAAGGAAAAGCACTCTTTAGAAAATTTGGAGTGCCAACGCCTGAGGGCTATGTAGCCTTCAAGCCAGAGGATATCAAAGAGTTTGAGGGAGAAAGAGTGATAAAAGCGCAAGTTCTGACAGGCGGCAGGGGCAAGAGTGGAGGCGTGAAGTTTGCCTCCAGTTTAGAAGAGGCTCGAGAGCTTGCTCGACAGATACTTGCCATGGAGATCAAGGGCCACAAAGTACACGCAGTTCTCGTGGAGGAGAAGTTGAAGATTGAGAAAGAGTTCTATGTTAGTATATTGATAGATAGAAGTACTAGAAGCCCGCTCATAATGGCATCTCCTGAGGGAGGTGTAGAGATAGAGAGTGTACCTGATGAGAAGATTTACAAGTTCGTTGTAAATCCTGAGATTGGTGTACAGCCATTTGTGGGTAGATTGCTCTCTAAGAAAATGGGCTTTACTGGAGATCTGGCCAAGCAATTCACCAAGATTCTAATGAATCTCTACCACATGTTCCGCGAGTACGATGCAGAGCTGGTTGAAATCAATCCCCTCGTTCTGAGCGAGGGAAAGTTAATTGCTGCGGACTCTAAGGTGGTAATAGATACAGACTCCCTATACAGGCACAAGGACCTTGAGGAGAACGCAGAGGAGAAAACTCCGCTGGAATTAGAGGCAAACAAAGCGGGATATGCTTTCGTTGAATTAGATGGTAATGTGGGAGTCATAGCCAACGGTGCAGGATTAACCATGGCCACGCTGGATACTTTGCTTTTATATGGGCTGAAGCCCAGAAACTTCTTGGATTTGGGCGGCACAGATAGCGTGGATATAACAAAGAACGCTTTCACTTATGTGCTTAAAGCAAATCCTGATGCGATTCTAGTTAACATATTCGGTGGCGTTACGAAATGCGACACCGTTGCACAGGGTATAATAGCGGCTAAAGATGCTTTCAATATCAACTTGCCCATAGTTGTGCGCTTGAGCGGCGTGCATGAAGAAGAAGGCCGCAAGATGCTTGAAGAAAAGGGCATACATGCATTTGCAGATATGCGCCATGCTATTGAGAAGCTTAAATCTATTATGGAGGGATCGCAATGAGCGTTATAATTGATGAAAATACGAAAATAATCGTTCAGGGTATAACCGGACATCAGGGCTCGTTCCACAGCGGTGAGATGATTAAGTTCGGTGCAAAGGTTGTAGCAGGCGTAACTCCTGGAAAAGGGGGTATGAAGGTTCACAATGTTCCTGTTTATGATACTGTTGAAGAGACATTGGTGCATGAGCCTGAAGCAACAATGATCACTGTGCCTGCACCTTTTGTGAAAGACGCTGCATTTGAAGCCATGTACAATGGAATACGAGTTGTGTATATTCTCACTGAGAAAGTACCTCTTCATGATGCTTTAGATATCGTTACCTATGCGAGAAGCCACGGACATATGGTCATTGGCCCAAACGGCCCGGGGATAACCGTGCCGGGAAAGACAAAGATGGGCATAATGCCAAACCACATATTCAAGAAGGGCACCGTGGCTGTAGCGTCTCGCAGTGGAACATTGACCTATGAGATCGTGAATGCTCTCACCCTCAACGGCTATGGGCAAAGTACTGTTATTGGCTTAGGTGGTGATAGAATTACCGGGCTGAATTTTGTGGATATCCTGGAACTATTTGAAAAGGATGAAGATACAGAGGCTATAGTGCTCGTAGGAGAGATAGGAGGCACTGCGGAAGAGGAAGCAGCCGAATACATAAAGAAGAATGTAAGCAAACCCGTGGTCGCTTACATAGCAGGCCGCTCTGCACCTCCTGGCAAGAGAATGGGGCATGCGGGTGCTATAATTACAAGAGGAAAGGGTACTGCAGAGAGCAAGATAAAGGCGTTTAACGAGGCGGGAGTTCCCGTGGCCGAGTTCCCTTGGGAGATACCTCAAGCTTTAAAGAAAGTTTACAAATAATTTTTCTTTATTTTTGGAAAATTTTTTTATACGATATTTTATATGGTTTAAATGGAGAGGGCTAGAATGAGATTTAGATTTTCGGGCATAGCTTTTGCCCTGTTGGTTACCCTGCTATTTTTACAAGGGGCCGTACAGGGAGGAGGGTCTATTATGGGAGATTCGAATGTGGAAGTGTTGAGCGGCACTATGATTTACTCTACTTCTCACACAGTGGATCGTATTGCGGTATATGGCAATACAGCAGCGTGGGTTGAGTGGAATCCAGATAATCCTGATATCAAAGGCTATAAGGATGGAAGTATAGTGACATTTGCAAGCAGTGCTGACATAGAGAGAAGGGTATCCGTTGGAGACATTGTTGTATGGGAAGACTATGCACCAGGTGTAGATAGTGGAAATATAATGTCTTCTGAGGGATTAGTGTATTCAGGAAATAGCCCACAATATCCAGATGTCTACGGGTACAATGTCGTGTTTGTGGATAATGGAAAAATAATGGCGAAAATTGATGGAAATTTGAAAGTTATTGACGATATGGGCAGGGATTATATAGAGCCCAGAATATCCTCTAACTACATAGTGTATGGAAACTATATCTACAAGATCAGCACGGGACAAAAATGGACTTTTGATCATAGTAATAAATTTATACGTATGGGCTCGGATGTATCTGGTGATTGGGTAATTGCATTTGGCAGAAACAATTTTGGAAATAGCATATATATAGATGCTTTCAACTTGTATAACGGTGCCTATTTTAGAGTGTGGTATCAATATGTCGGACAATACACATACTTTGATTCTGTGGGCATTGATGGAAACTTGATTTACTGGAGCTGTGATGGTATTGGGTATGTGTATGACTTGGTAAGCATGAAGCTCACAAGCTATTCAGTCGGTGAGGGTTCCTTGGATTCTCTGGTGATTGGCGGAGGAAAGATGCTCTGGGGCATTGTGAAAGATGATGGCTCCTACGAGATTTATATGGGAGATGCACCCAGCACACCGCAAAATTACATAGAAGTCACACTATTTAACAGTGGAGGAATTGATGCGAGCATTGTAACTCTATTGATAAAAGATTCAAACGGAAATATGCTAGGTTATGATGCCAATTACAAGCATTATAAGAGTATACCCAACGCTGTGATACTCATAGAAGGTGGTACTTACTCTTACCGCCTGTTTGGCTCTGGCTATACCTATTCTGTTATTGGCTCCGATGGTGGAAAGTACAGCTTGAAGATAAGGCATTTTGGAAATGCGAGAGCTTTTGAGCTGGATGTAGAAGCCCTGAATATAACGATATCTAAGAACGAAGTGCATCAATACATAGTGGATTGGGGTAAGCTAGCAGATAAGGTTAAGGGTGCAGTGCAGGTGAGCATTGATAAGGATGGAGATGGAACTTTTGAGAGTAATTTCAAGCTCTCCACAGGAACAATAACAGATACGCTCTTTGGCTCAGGAGGCAATAACGGAAACAGCAACGGAGGAAATGGCGGAAGCGGAACTACAGAAAGCTCAGAACCTTTCGAGCTCAGTTTCAACATTGGAGGAACTCTGTGCCTAGCCATGGGTGCTTTAATATTCCTAGTTTTCATTGCATTAATAGTGCGCTTGGCAAGGAGAAGGAGATAACTCCTTTCCCATTTTTTTGATGATAGCATTAATGTACGAGTAAACGATTTGTAATAGAGATCACAATGAATCTTTGGAATTTAGAGATAAAGTACAAACCTATCGGAATAGTTCATTCTCCATTTAAAGAACCCAAGGGTGTGCCGATACAGCCAGAGGTAGCCAAAGGTATTAAAGGAACAGTTGAAATCTTTTCTGAATATGAAGATGGGCTTAAAGATATTGAGGGTTTTTCACATATAATTATAATATCTCACTTTCATTTGGCTAAGGGCTTTAAATTGGTAGTCGTCCCATACATGGATAAAGAGAGCCATGGGGTTTTTGCTACCCGTGCTCCTGCAAGGCCAAATCCTTTAGGCATGTCTATTGTTAAGCTTGTAGGTAGGAAAGGAAATGTGCTCTACATTGAAGATGTAGATATTGTGGATGGCACTCCCGTGTTAGATATAAAACCCTATGTGCCCCAATTTGATGTCAGACCTGCTTACAAGATCGGATGGCTTGAGAAGAATATATATAAGCTGCCAGAAAAGAGAGATGATGGTAGATTTTCCTGATGTCTTTTCCTACTTTCGCAATATCTTTTTAATCTTGTAAGCCATGCCTATAGAAGGTGATTGAGATGATTGATGAAATTGTTGAAGCCATAAGGAGGGCTGAGACAGAGCTTTCAGAAGACACAGTGCAAGCCCTCAAAAGGGCATATGAAAAAGAGACAAACGAGATGGCAAGGACCCAGCTCAAGGCCATAATTGAGAATTTTACAGTGGCAAAAAAAGGTTCTTTGCCAATGTGCCAAGATACAGGATTGCAGACATTCTTTATAGATATGGGCTACGATTTTCCATATCGTGCAGAATTGAAGAATGCGATAACTGAGGCGGTTAGAAAAGCTACGAAGGAGATTCCTCTCAGACCAAATGCAGTGCATCCATTCCTGCACAAGAATTCTGGAGATAATACGGGGAGATTTGTGCCTTACATACACTGGGAATTGAGAGAGGGGGATGATGCAATTATCCATGTCATACCCAAGGGCGGTGGGAGTGAGAATATGAGCGGTCTTTACATGCTTCCTCCGGGCGTTGGAATAAAAGGAATAAAGAAGACGGTTATAGAGCATATATTCAAATCTGGTGGCAAGCCATGCCCACCTACAATAATAGGTGTGGGAATAGGCGGAGGTGCAGATCTCGCTCTAACGCTTGCTAAGAAAGCTGCAATACTTAGGCCCATAGGCTCAAGACACGAGGAAGAGTTTGTGGCACAGCTTGAGGATGAACTATATGAGATGGCAAATAAACTTGGCATAGGGCCAATGGGTCTTGGAGGAGATACCACAGTGCTGGATGTACATGTGGAGTATGCGCACAGACATCCTGCAACCTTGCCTCTTGGAATTGTAACGCAATGCTGGGCTAACAGGAAGAGAAAGGTGCTTATTGATGCTAATGGCAAGGTGGAGGTGATCTAAATGGAGTATCACGAAAAAACGCCTATAATGGATGCAAGGAAATACAAACTTGGCGATGTAATCTATGTCACTGGCGAGATTGTTCTTGCGAGGGATGAAGCTCATAAGAAACTGTTAGAAGAGGGTGCACCTTTAGATCTAAAAGGTTCGGTTATTTACCATTGTGGCCCTGTGGTGACAAAGAAGAATGGTGAATGGAAAGTTGTGGCTGCAGGACCTACCACGAGTATAAGGATGGAGATCTTCGAGGATGAATTCATTGCAAAGTTCCATCCTGGAATCATAGTAGGCAAGGGTGGAATGGGCGAAAGAACACTCAAAGCTCTTAAAGAGCATGGGGCCGTGTATGCTGCGTACACAGGTGGCTGTGGTGCTCTTGCAGCTGAGAGAATAAAAGGAGTTAAAGAAGTGCATTTCCTTGATGAACTTGGTATACCTGAGGCAGTGTGGGTATTCAAAGTTGAAGAGTTCGGCCCGTTGGTTGTGACTATGGATGCACACGGAAATAGTTATTACGATAATGTGGACGAAGAGGCAAAGAAGAATTTGGACGCACTTTTGAAGAAGATTGAAAGTGAGAGTTAATTTTTCTATTATTTTTAAATTATTTTTAAATAAGGAATGAATAGAATATGTTTACTTTTTCCCGTTTTTCTTTTTAAACACTTCCAATATCCACAACGACAATATAGTGAGTCCCAAAAACACAACAGCGGAACCTGTGAATAAATAGGTGTATGCATCGTTGGTTGGAATTCGCATAGAATACGGGGGAATGGGCAGTCTTATGATGGTATAGTAAGTGTTCATAACAGTACCTGCTATGGCTGGACCCCAGGTAGCTCCAAAGTTTCTGAACAGGCTGTTTGCACCAGTGGCAACTCCCATTTTTCTGCGTTCAACGCTGAATATAAGCACATTTATGAGCGAGACATTCATTAGAACAATACCCACGCTGACAAAAACGGTCATGGCGACAAATTCCCAGAGCGATGAGTTAGTGGCGTATTTTGCCATAGCCAGAAGACCAATAAACGCCATTGTTGCACCCAATACCGCAAAGAACTTCACGCCTGTTTTTGGCATCAACTTACCTGCAACAGGTGCAATTATAAGCATAACCACGGCGGTAGGTATCATAAGCAAACCTGTCTCGAGCACGGTTTTTCCAAATCCATATGGTGTAGGCATCTGGAAAAGGTAGGTGTCTGCTTGGCTCATCATTTGCATTCCAAATGCTGCAAGCATTATTCCAAAATTTGCTATAATTGGATTTCTGGAGGATATCACATCTATGGGAATAAGTGGGTTTGGCTCTCTCTTTTCGATAAGCAATAGTATCAAAAATGAGATTGCGGAGATACCAAATAGGGATAGAGTTTGACTATTAAACCAGCCAAATGTAGGGGCGCGGGTTACAGCTACCAATGCAGGAACTACGAATGAAATTAGTGCAAGCGTTCCTTTCCAATCAAACTCGGTTGGTGTGATATACCTACTCTCCCTTATAACCAGATAAGAAATTACAAGCATTAAAAAAGCAAATGGTGCAATACTATGGTATGTCCACCTCCATCCATAATTTTGTGATATATATGCACCAAGGGGCAACGCAATTACCATACCAACAGCGAACATTGCGCTTATTAATCCCTGAACCTGTGGTACCAGTTTTGGTGGGAACTCTTCACGAACTAATGAAAAGCCTAGGGGAAATATGGCCATACCTACTCCTTGTAATGCTCTGAAAAACAGGAGCCACTGATATGTTGGTGCGAATCCATTTAAGGTTACGCCCGTTGTATAGAATATTAAGGCAATTAAAAACATCTTCTTTTTACCGAACATATCTCCGAGCTTGCCCATGATTGCAACGCTTACGGTGCCTACAAGAAGATAAATGGATAGTATCCAGCTTGCATCGCTGGGCGTTATATTAAAATCCTTTTGGATTGTTGGAAGCGATGGAATGAGCACTGCCTCGGTGTACATCACAATAAGGGGCAGAAATACGAAGATTGCAGCCGCCTTCTTTGCGTATTTCAAGTCATAAATTTCTTCCATGCAATCACCGCTTACTCTTTTGGTGAAAGAAAAGGTAATAAATAAAGTTGTATCATTTCTCACAAATCATATTAAAGTATGCTTCTGATAAAATTAAAATCATATTTACAAATGAAATGTAATGAAAATAGTTAAAATCCAAACGGCTTTATTATAAGAAAGTGGGGGCACTGGGTCTAACATGTGCATCACCCACTAGCTTCACCTCCTTTGTTTTTAGTTTTCTCTTTCACCTTCTTATATTCATCTCTAACAAAATCCAGATCATACTCTGCATAGTATTTTCGGGTAGTCTCTAAATCATGGTGCCCCACTTGGCGAGCCACCGCTTCAATTCTTGCCCTAGCCTTGACCCACTGACGGATATAAGTATGTCTAAACTTGTGAAGACCAAATGATTTTTGAAGCTCAGGATCGTGCTTCTCAAGGTATTTGTAAATGCGATTGTAAATTGTTCTTGCTCTTTTATCCAATGGTTCAATTACCCCATTCTTCTTTCGCTTGAAAAAGAGCGAGTTAAGTGTGTTCTCACCCATTACCTTACGATACTCCATATATTTGTCATAGACCTCTTTGTACCTCTGCAGGATCTCTTTAAGTTCCTTGGGCATCATAACAGTACGAGCTATGCCTTGCTTTGCTACATCCTCCCTTATGGATATTTCCTCGCTATCAAAATCTATATCTTCCCATGTAAGTCCACCCGCCTCAGCGGATCTCATTCCAGTGTAGGCAAGTATCCAGATGTAAACCTTGTTCTGGAAACTGATAATATCATTCTCTGAGAATAGATTTAGGAGTTTTTCTAGCTCCTCATCCTTATAGTACTTGTGAAGTTTCTTAACTCTCTTAGGTGTATTTAGCTTCATATAATAGGTGTTTGGATTTCTGCAAAATTCTAGAAATCGTACAACATCTCCATATGTTCTGCTTATGTAATTTTGATCATACCCTTTTCTCCTCATCCACACAAGGAATCTTAGAAGATCCTCTTCAGTAAGCACTTGAGGATCTGGAAGCGGTGTTTTATTTTCCTCCTTCCAGAAATTTTCAAAGAGTTTAAGCCTCTTTTTATAGGTTCTTAGGGTTTCAGGATCTCTGGCAGCATCCATCTTGAGAAAAAACTTATCCTTCCAATTTTCCCACATCATAAGTCTACACCTCCATTGCCTCGGTATATACGGTTTTCTTTCCATTGATGTAACCTCTTTTCTTATTGATCTTCTCCCATATTTCGGGGTGATGATACCTGAGGTGATTTCTTCGCTCTGAAGAATGCACTATTTCTCCGCAATAAACGCATCTATAGTACTTTCCAGAGCGGTCTAGATAGTACGGGTAGAAGTGAGCCCACAATTCACTTCTTTTCCCAACACTCATTTTAAAGCCTCCTCAGGCTGATATGAATATAATCTTCTCTTCTCCATAAATCCCACTTTACCTATGCTCCAAAATCGCTTGGTTTCGTAGAGATTTATTAATTCTTCATACATTCGAACCCTAGATATCAGTCTCATCACACTCACCTTTCACTAATGACATGTGAAAAGTAATATATAAACTTTTTTCAAAAGTCAAAAGTGAAATTAGAAAATATATTTATAAAAGGTGCTATATTCTAAAAGATAGCATTTTCCCATGAGAATTGACATTTTGAATAGAAAAAGTTATATATTTCAAAAGTCTTATTTGACATGTGGAAAAAGATAGTATTTGGAAAAAGAAGAACATCGTTCCCCTGTTAACCAGCCTTTTAGATGGAAAGAAGAAAATGAGCGAATTACTGAAGGTGATTCCCAACTACATGACTATAAAAGCTTACATTTCTGAACTTGAAGAAAAAGGATATGTAAAAACTCAAGAAAAGTTTGAAGGAAGAAAAGTTATTTATGTTGAGCTCACAGAGAAGGGGAGGGCTGTAGCAGAGAAATTGAAAGAAGCTGAGGAAGTTATCACAATGACCCCAGAAGAGCTAGAGGCCCAGAGAAAGAGAATCCACTGGATTGTGGACATAAACACCTATGCTGACCATATAACCGCTTATGATATCCACGATGGAAAGAAAGAAACTTTTAACATCTGGCTCAAGCCAAATGGGAAGTATTTGCTTCTCTATTGCGACCGTTGCCATTCTTATGATTGCTACCATATTGATTGGGCCGTGCACGATCCTGTGATAGGCCCAGAGCTCAAGGAAATTGCAGATGAGAAAGGTCTCAAAATCAAATATCTGGAAGATGAGAATGAGGAAGAATGAACATTAAAGCTCTTATCCTCTTTGTTGCTTTATTTCTTCTCTTTCACTCTTTCGCAGCTTGCCTTTTTTGGCTCTGGACAAATGGGTTTGAAGAGGGATTACAATATGGCATTGCAGTACTTCTCGGATTCTGGCTATTTTATGGCTGGATACTCATCCTTGCAGTCAAATCTTGAGTTATCCATTCTCTCACACACCCCGAAAAACATTAATATTTAGAATAGATATTATTACCTATGAGTAATAAACTTCATGAAGAGGTTAAAAAATATATAATTGCAGTGTTGAGACATTATGGTTTTAATGCCCAAATAATAGATTGGGAAATAGATAATCAGCAAAAAATTATTTGCGCTGGTAAGTGCGAGCTTGAGAATCTCTGTAATGATTATGATATAGAAATTGTGATAGATGAAACTGCGGATATAGAGGGAGATATTGAGATACTCTCTGAAACTCAATCTGATTTAAAGTTTATAATTTCTCCAGAGTACAACGAATCTATTTCATTACCAGAGGATATTTATGGAGTACGACCTGAGTCCTTTGAGAATATACTCCGCAGCATTCTAAAAATACCCGAAAATTACGCACCATACACAAATCCAAAGTTAACTAGAGAAATTAT
Proteins encoded:
- the sucC gene encoding ADP-forming succinate--CoA ligase subunit beta — encoded protein: MNLYEYQGKALFRKFGVPTPEGYVAFKPEDIKEFEGERVIKAQVLTGGRGKSGGVKFASSLEEARELARQILAMEIKGHKVHAVLVEEKLKIEKEFYVSILIDRSTRSPLIMASPEGGVEIESVPDEKIYKFVVNPEIGVQPFVGRLLSKKMGFTGDLAKQFTKILMNLYHMFREYDAELVEINPLVLSEGKLIAADSKVVIDTDSLYRHKDLEENAEEKTPLELEANKAGYAFVELDGNVGVIANGAGLTMATLDTLLLYGLKPRNFLDLGGTDSVDITKNAFTYVLKANPDAILVNIFGGVTKCDTVAQGIIAAKDAFNINLPIVVRLSGVHEEEGRKMLEEKGIHAFADMRHAIEKLKSIMEGSQ
- the sucD gene encoding succinate--CoA ligase subunit alpha — translated: MSVIIDENTKIIVQGITGHQGSFHSGEMIKFGAKVVAGVTPGKGGMKVHNVPVYDTVEETLVHEPEATMITVPAPFVKDAAFEAMYNGIRVVYILTEKVPLHDALDIVTYARSHGHMVIGPNGPGITVPGKTKMGIMPNHIFKKGTVAVASRSGTLTYEIVNALTLNGYGQSTVIGLGGDRITGLNFVDILELFEKDEDTEAIVLVGEIGGTAEEEAAEYIKKNVSKPVVAYIAGRSAPPGKRMGHAGAIITRGKGTAESKIKAFNEAGVPVAEFPWEIPQALKKVYK
- the tsaA gene encoding tRNA (N6-threonylcarbamoyladenosine(37)-N6)-methyltransferase TrmO, encoding MNLWNLEIKYKPIGIVHSPFKEPKGVPIQPEVAKGIKGTVEIFSEYEDGLKDIEGFSHIIIISHFHLAKGFKLVVVPYMDKESHGVFATRAPARPNPLGMSIVKLVGRKGNVLYIEDVDIVDGTPVLDIKPYVPQFDVRPAYKIGWLEKNIYKLPEKRDDGRFS
- a CDS encoding fumarate hydratase; protein product: MIDEIVEAIRRAETELSEDTVQALKRAYEKETNEMARTQLKAIIENFTVAKKGSLPMCQDTGLQTFFIDMGYDFPYRAELKNAITEAVRKATKEIPLRPNAVHPFLHKNSGDNTGRFVPYIHWELREGDDAIIHVIPKGGGSENMSGLYMLPPGVGIKGIKKTVIEHIFKSGGKPCPPTIIGVGIGGGADLALTLAKKAAILRPIGSRHEEEFVAQLEDELYEMANKLGIGPMGLGGDTTVLDVHVEYAHRHPATLPLGIVTQCWANRKRKVLIDANGKVEVI
- a CDS encoding FumA C-terminus/TtdB family hydratase beta subunit → MEYHEKTPIMDARKYKLGDVIYVTGEIVLARDEAHKKLLEEGAPLDLKGSVIYHCGPVVTKKNGEWKVVAAGPTTSIRMEIFEDEFIAKFHPGIIVGKGGMGERTLKALKEHGAVYAAYTGGCGALAAERIKGVKEVHFLDELGIPEAVWVFKVEEFGPLVVTMDAHGNSYYDNVDEEAKKNLDALLKKIESES
- a CDS encoding MFS transporter, producing the protein MEEIYDLKYAKKAAAIFVFLPLIVMYTEAVLIPSLPTIQKDFNITPSDASWILSIYLLVGTVSVAIMGKLGDMFGKKKMFLIALIFYTTGVTLNGFAPTYQWLLFFRALQGVGMAIFPLGFSLVREEFPPKLVPQVQGLISAMFAVGMVIALPLGAYISQNYGWRWTYHSIAPFAFLMLVISYLVIRESRYITPTEFDWKGTLALISFVVPALVAVTRAPTFGWFNSQTLSLFGISAISFLILLLIEKREPNPLIPIDVISSRNPIIANFGIMLAAFGMQMMSQADTYLFQMPTPYGFGKTVLETGLLMIPTAVVMLIIAPVAGKLMPKTGVKFFAVLGATMAFIGLLAMAKYATNSSLWEFVAMTVFVSVGIVLMNVSLINVLIFSVERRKMGVATGANSLFRNFGATWGPAIAGTVMNTYYTIIRLPIPPYSMRIPTNDAYTYLFTGSAVVFLGLTILSLWILEVFKKKNGKK
- a CDS encoding site-specific integrase encodes the protein MMWENWKDKFFLKMDAARDPETLRTYKKRLKLFENFWKEENKTPLPDPQVLTEEDLLRFLVWMRRKGYDQNYISRTYGDVVRFLEFCRNPNTYYMKLNTPKRVKKLHKYYKDEELEKLLNLFSENDIISFQNKVYIWILAYTGMRSAEAGGLTWEDIDFDSEEISIREDVAKQGIARTVMMPKELKEILQRYKEVYDKYMEYRKVMGENTLNSLFFKRKKNGVIEPLDKRARTIYNRIYKYLEKHDPELQKSFGLHKFRHTYIRQWVKARARIEAVARQVGHHDLETTRKYYAEYDLDFVRDEYKKVKEKTKNKGGEASG
- a CDS encoding winged helix-turn-helix transcriptional regulator, giving the protein MEKDSIWKKKNIVPLLTSLLDGKKKMSELLKVIPNYMTIKAYISELEEKGYVKTQEKFEGRKVIYVELTEKGRAVAEKLKEAEEVITMTPEELEAQRKRIHWIVDINTYADHITAYDIHDGKKETFNIWLKPNGKYLLLYCDRCHSYDCYHIDWAVHDPVIGPELKEIADEKGLKIKYLEDENEEE